A stretch of Sebastes fasciatus isolate fSebFas1 chromosome 19, fSebFas1.pri, whole genome shotgun sequence DNA encodes these proteins:
- the rhof gene encoding rho-related GTP-binding protein RhoF, which yields MTQNRAGTANGTTKKGAELKIVIVGDGGCGKTSLVMVYAKGDFPEKYAPSVFEKYVTTISLGGKEIKLNLYDTAGQEDYDRLRPLSYQEVDLVLVCFDVTNPTSHENVLIKWHPEVKHFCPDTPVILIGCKTDLRKDKECTRKLKAMDQAPITYIQGEETRQVMNAELYLECSAKYQENVEDLFREATKRTFAFHRKQKGKRKKKCVVL from the exons ATGACACAAAACCGTGCTGGGACTGCCAATGGTACCACGAAAAAGGGAGCCGAACTCAAAATTGTGATAGTGGGAGATGGAGGCTGCGGAAAGACATCACTTGTGATGGTTTATGCTAAAGGTGATTTTCCAGAG aaatatgcACCGTCAGTGTTTGAAAAATATGTCACCACTATCTCTCTGGGAGGAAAAGAGATAAAGCTCAACCTGTATGACACAGCTG GACAGGAAGACTATGACAGACTACGGCCGCTTTCATACCAAGAAGTGGATCTGGTCTTAGTGTGCTTTGATGTGACCAACCCCACCAGCCATGAGAACGTCCTGATAAAG TGGCACCCAGAGGTGAAGCACTTCTGTCCGGACACTCCGGTCATCCTGATTGGCTGCAAGACTGACCTCAGGAAGGATAAAGAGTGTACCAGGAAGCTCAAGGCCATGGATCAGGCGCCCATCACTTACATACAG GGTGAGGAGACCCGGCAGGTGATGAATGCGGAGCTCTACCTCGAGTGTTCGGCAAAGTATCAGGAGAACGTGGAAGACCTTTTCAGGGAGGCCACCAAAAGAACTTTTGCCTTCCATCGAAAACAAAAAggcaagaggaagaagaaatgtGTCGTTTTGTGA